The following are from one region of the Coffea eugenioides isolate CCC68of chromosome 2, Ceug_1.0, whole genome shotgun sequence genome:
- the LOC113753599 gene encoding ubiquitin carboxyl-terminal hydrolase 12-like isoform X2 produces MTLMTPPPMEPEDDEMLVPHSDFPAEGPQPMEVAPAEATSTVDAQAADDPPSARFTWTIENFSRLNVKKLYSEIFFVGGYKWRVLIFPKGNNVDHLSMYLDVADSATLPYGWSRYAQFSLAVINQIHNKYTVRKDTQHQFNVRESDWGFTSFMPLSELYDPGRGYLVNDTCVIEADVAVRRVVDYWSHDSKKETGYVGLKNQGATCYMNSLLQTLYHIPYFRKAVYHMPTTENDMPSGSIPLALQSLFYKLQYSDTSVATKELTKSFGWDTYDSFMQHDVQELNRVLCEKLEDKMKGTVVEGTIQQLFEGHHMNYIECINVDYKSTRKESFYDLQLDVKGCRDVYASFDKYVEVERLEGDNKYHAEQYGLQDARKGVLFIDFPPVLQLQLKRFEYDFIRDTMVKINDRYEFPLQLDLDRENGKYLSPEADRSVRNLYTLHSVLVHSGGVHGGHYYAYIRPTLSDQWFKFDDERVTKEDMKRALEEQYGGEEELPQTNPGFNNSPFKFTKYSNAYMLVYIRESDKEKIICNVDEKDIAEHLRIRLKKEQEEKEQKRKEKAEAHLYTIIKVARDEDLVEQIGRDIYFDLVDHDKVRCFRIQKQMAFNLFKEEVAKEFGIPVQCQRFWLWAKRQNHTYRPNRPLTIHEEGQSVGQLKEVSNKANNAELKLFLEVDLGLDLHPVPLPEKAKDEILLFFKLYDPFKEELRYVGRLFVKASGKPIEILGKLNELAGFAPDEEIELFEEIKFDPNVMCEHIDKKLNFRGSQLEDGDIICFQKSLQGQNIDQCRYPDIPSFLEYVHNRQVVRFRSLEKPKEDEFCLELSKQNNYDEVVESVARHLSLDDPSKIRLTSHNCYSQQPKPQPIKYRGVEHLTDMLIHYNQTSDILYYEVLDIPLPELQGLKTLKVAFHHATKEEVVIHTIRLPKQSTVGDVINDIKTKVELSHLDAELRLLEVFYHKIYKIFPLHEKIENINDQYWTLRAEEIPEEEKNLGPHDRLIHVYHFMKDTSQNQVVQNFGEPFFLVIHEGETLAEVKLRIQKKLQVPDEEFIKWKFAFLSLGRPEYLQDSDIVSTRFQRRDVYGAWEQYLGLEHSDNAPKRSYAANQNRHTYEKPVRIYN; encoded by the exons ATGACACTAATGACTCCTCCGCCAATGGAA cCAGAGGACGACGAGATGCTAGTCCCTCATTCTGATTTCCCAGCTGAAGGCCCTCAACCAATGGAAG TTGCACCAGCTGAAGCTACGAGTACAGTTGATGCACAGGCTGCGGATGATCCACCGTCAGCTCGGTTTACGTGGACAATTGAGAACTTTTCAAGGTTGAATGTGAAGAAGTTGTATTCAGAAATCTTCTTCGTGGGAGGATATAAATG GCGTGTGCTTATTTTCCCAAAAGGGAATAATGTCGACCATTTATCAATGTATCTGGATGTTGCTGATTCTGCAACTTTGCCATATGGTTGGAGTAGATATGCCCAGTTTAGCTTAGCTGTGATCAATCAAATTCATAACAAGTACACAGTAAGAAAAG ATACACAACACCAATTTAATGTCAGGGAAAGTGACTGGGGTTTCACTTCATTCATGCCGCTTAGTGAATTGTATGACCCTGGAAGAGGTTATCTTGTCAATGATACATGTGTCATTGAAGCTGATGTTGCTGTTCGTAGGGTTGTTGATTATTGGTCTCATGACTCAAAAAAGGAGACAGGTTATGTTGGGCTGAAGAATCAGGGAGCTACTTGCTACATGAACTCTCTTCTCCAAACTCTTTATCACATTCCTTATTTCAGAAAG GCTGTGTACCACATGCCAACAACTGAGAACGATATGCCATCAGGGAGTATCCCTTTGGCTTTGCAGAGTTTGTTCTATAAGCTTCAGTACAGTGACACCAGTGTTGCAACAAAAGAGTTAACTAAGTCTTTTGGGTGGGATACGTATGACTCTTTCATGCAGCATGACGTTCAAGAACTCAATAGGGTTCTTTGTGAGAAGCTTGAAGACAAAATGAAG GGAACTGTGGTGGAGGGTACAATTCAGCAGTTATTTGAAGGGCACCACATGAATTACATTGAATGTATTAATGTGGACTACAAATCGACAAGAAAAGAATCTTTTTATG ATCTTCAACTTGATGTCAAAGGCTGTCGGGATGTTTATGCATCTTTTGACAAGTATGTGGAAGTGGAACGCCTAGAAGGTGATAACAAATATCATGCAGAACAGTATGGATTGCAG GATGCGAGGAAGGGTGTCTTGTTCATTGACTTCCCTCCTGTTCTTCAGCTTCAGTTAAAGCGATTTGAGTATGACTTCATACGGGATACCATGGTAAAG ATAAATGATCGATATGAGTTCCCTTTGCAACTAGACCTTGATAGGGAGAATGGAAAGTATCTATCTCCCGAGGCTGATAGGAGTGTTCGCAACCTCTACACTCTTCACAG TGTGTTAGTTCATAGTGGAGGAGTTCATGGTGGACATTATTATGCATACATCAGGCCAACGCTCTCGGATCAGTG GTTCAAATTTGATGATGAGCGTGTAACGAAAGAGGATATGAAGAGGGCATTGGAAGAGCAGTATGGTGGTGAGGAAGAG TTACCACAGACGAATCCTGGGTTCAACAACTCACCATTCAAATTTACAAAGTATTCAAATGCATATATGCTTGTGTACATACGTGAAAGCGACAAAGAGAAGATAATCTGTAATGTGGATGAGAAGGATATTGCAGAACACCTGAGG ATAAGGCTGAAGaaagaacaagaagaaaaggaacagaagagaaaggaaaaagcaGAGGCACACCTCTATACAATAATTAAG GTTGCTCGGGATGAGGATTTAGTTGAGCAAATTGGAAGAGATATATATTTTGATCTGGTTGATCATGATAAGGTCCGTTGTTTCCGGATTCAGAAACAGATGGCTTTTAACCTTTTCAAG GAAGAAGTTGCAAAGGAGTTTGGTATTCCAGTGCAATGTCAGCGTTTCTGGCTATGGGCAAAGCGCCAGAACCATACATACCGTCCAAACCGACCCCTGACAATTCATGAAGAGGGTCAATCT GTTGGGCAACTGAAAGAGGTatcaaataaagcaaataatgCGGAGCTAAAACTGTTTTTGGAAGTAGACTTGGGCCTG GATTTGCACCCTGTTCCTTTACCTGAGAAAGCTAAGGATGagattcttttgtttttcaaactTTATGATCCTTTCAAAGAGGAATTGCG TTATGTTGGACGGCTCTTTGTAAAAGCCAGCGGTAAGCCAATAGAAATATTGGGCAAGCTGAATGAATTGGCTGGCTTCGCTCCTGATGAAGAAATTGAACTCTTTGAG GAAATAAAATTTGACCCTAATGTCATGTGCGAACACATTGACAAGAAGCTGAATTTTCGGGGCAGTCAG CTTGAAGATGGGGACATAATTTgcttccaaaaatcacttcaagGTCAAAATATTGATCAATGTCGTTATCCTGACATCCCTTCATTTCTGGAATATGTGCATAACCGACAG GTTGTGCGCTTTCGCTCACTGGAGAAACCTAAGGAGGATGAGTTCTGCCTTGAGTT GTCAAAGCAGAATAATTATGATGAAGTTGTAGAAAGTGTTGCCCGTCATCTTAGCTTGGATGACCCATCTAAAATTAGGCTTACCTCGCATAACTGCTATTCACAACAACCAAAACCCCAACCAATAAAGTACAGGGGAGTAGAACATCTTACAGACATGCTAATTCATTATAATCAG ACCTCTGATATCTTGTACTATGAGGTACTGGATATTCCTTTACCAGAACTTCAAGGCCTGAAAACTCTCAAAGTTGCTTTTCATCATGCTACCAAGGAAGAA GTAGTTATTCATACAATCAGGTTGCCAAAACAAAGCACGGTGGGGGATGTCATTAATGATATCAAGACAAAG GTTGAGTTGTCTCATCTGGATGCAGAACTAAGATTGCTGGAGGTCTTCTATCATAAGATCTACAAG ATATTCCCGCTCCATGAAAAGATTGAGAATATAAATGATCAATACTGGACTCTACGTGCTGAGGAG ATTCCTGAGGAGGAGAAAAATCTTGGGCCTCATGATCGCTTGATTCATGTTTATCACTTCATGAAAGACACGTCTCAGAACCAAGTG GTACAGAATTTCGGGGAACCTTTTTTTCTAGTCATTCATGAAGGTGAGACTTTAGCTGAGGTTAAATTACGCATACAGAAAAAGTTGCAGGTCCCAGATGAGGAGTTCATAAAG TGGAAGTTTGCTTTTCTATCGTTGGGTCGTCCTGAGTACCTTCAGGACTCTGACATTGTCTCCACTCGTTTCCAG AGGAGAGATGTCTATGGTGCTTGGGAACAGTACCTTGGGTTGGAGCACTCTGACAATGCTCCCAAAAGGTCTTATGCAGCAAATCAG AACCGACACACATATGAGAAGCCCGTTAGAATCTACAACTAG
- the LOC113753599 gene encoding ubiquitin carboxyl-terminal hydrolase 12-like isoform X1, with translation MTLMTPPPMEPEDDEMLVPHSDFPAEGPQPMEVAPAEATSTVDAQAADDPPSARFTWTIENFSRLNVKKLYSEIFFVGGYKWRVLIFPKGNNVDHLSMYLDVADSATLPYGWSRYAQFSLAVINQIHNKYTVRKDTQHQFNVRESDWGFTSFMPLSELYDPGRGYLVNDTCVIEADVAVRRVVDYWSHDSKKETGYVGLKNQGATCYMNSLLQTLYHIPYFRKAVYHMPTTENDMPSGSIPLALQSLFYKLQYSDTSVATKELTKSFGWDTYDSFMQHDVQELNRVLCEKLEDKMKGTVVEGTIQQLFEGHHMNYIECINVDYKSTRKESFYDLQLDVKGCRDVYASFDKYVEVERLEGDNKYHAEQYGLQDARKGVLFIDFPPVLQLQLKRFEYDFIRDTMVKINDRYEFPLQLDLDRENGKYLSPEADRSVRNLYTLHSVLVHSGGVHGGHYYAYIRPTLSDQWFKFDDERVTKEDMKRALEEQYGGEEELPQTNPGFNNSPFKFTKYSNAYMLVYIRESDKEKIICNVDEKDIAEHLRIRLKKEQEEKEQKRKEKAEAHLYTIIKVARDEDLVEQIGRDIYFDLVDHDKVRCFRIQKQMAFNLFKEEVAKEFGIPVQCQRFWLWAKRQNHTYRPNRPLTIHEEGQSVGQLKEVSNKANNAELKLFLEVDLGLDLHPVPLPEKAKDEILLFFKLYDPFKEELRYVGRLFVKASGKPIEILGKLNELAGFAPDEEIELFEEIKFDPNVMCEHIDKKLNFRGSQLEDGDIICFQKSLQGQNIDQCRYPDIPSFLEYVHNRQVVRFRSLEKPKEDEFCLELSKQNNYDEVVESVARHLSLDDPSKIRLTSHNCYSQQPKPQPIKYRGVEHLTDMLIHYNQTSDILYYEVLDIPLPELQGLKTLKVAFHHATKEEVVIHTIRLPKQSTVGDVINDIKTKVELSHLDAELRLLEVFYHKIYKIFPLHEKIENINDQYWTLRAEEIPEEEKNLGPHDRLIHVYHFMKDTSQNQVQVQNFGEPFFLVIHEGETLAEVKLRIQKKLQVPDEEFIKWKFAFLSLGRPEYLQDSDIVSTRFQRRDVYGAWEQYLGLEHSDNAPKRSYAANQNRHTYEKPVRIYN, from the exons ATGACACTAATGACTCCTCCGCCAATGGAA cCAGAGGACGACGAGATGCTAGTCCCTCATTCTGATTTCCCAGCTGAAGGCCCTCAACCAATGGAAG TTGCACCAGCTGAAGCTACGAGTACAGTTGATGCACAGGCTGCGGATGATCCACCGTCAGCTCGGTTTACGTGGACAATTGAGAACTTTTCAAGGTTGAATGTGAAGAAGTTGTATTCAGAAATCTTCTTCGTGGGAGGATATAAATG GCGTGTGCTTATTTTCCCAAAAGGGAATAATGTCGACCATTTATCAATGTATCTGGATGTTGCTGATTCTGCAACTTTGCCATATGGTTGGAGTAGATATGCCCAGTTTAGCTTAGCTGTGATCAATCAAATTCATAACAAGTACACAGTAAGAAAAG ATACACAACACCAATTTAATGTCAGGGAAAGTGACTGGGGTTTCACTTCATTCATGCCGCTTAGTGAATTGTATGACCCTGGAAGAGGTTATCTTGTCAATGATACATGTGTCATTGAAGCTGATGTTGCTGTTCGTAGGGTTGTTGATTATTGGTCTCATGACTCAAAAAAGGAGACAGGTTATGTTGGGCTGAAGAATCAGGGAGCTACTTGCTACATGAACTCTCTTCTCCAAACTCTTTATCACATTCCTTATTTCAGAAAG GCTGTGTACCACATGCCAACAACTGAGAACGATATGCCATCAGGGAGTATCCCTTTGGCTTTGCAGAGTTTGTTCTATAAGCTTCAGTACAGTGACACCAGTGTTGCAACAAAAGAGTTAACTAAGTCTTTTGGGTGGGATACGTATGACTCTTTCATGCAGCATGACGTTCAAGAACTCAATAGGGTTCTTTGTGAGAAGCTTGAAGACAAAATGAAG GGAACTGTGGTGGAGGGTACAATTCAGCAGTTATTTGAAGGGCACCACATGAATTACATTGAATGTATTAATGTGGACTACAAATCGACAAGAAAAGAATCTTTTTATG ATCTTCAACTTGATGTCAAAGGCTGTCGGGATGTTTATGCATCTTTTGACAAGTATGTGGAAGTGGAACGCCTAGAAGGTGATAACAAATATCATGCAGAACAGTATGGATTGCAG GATGCGAGGAAGGGTGTCTTGTTCATTGACTTCCCTCCTGTTCTTCAGCTTCAGTTAAAGCGATTTGAGTATGACTTCATACGGGATACCATGGTAAAG ATAAATGATCGATATGAGTTCCCTTTGCAACTAGACCTTGATAGGGAGAATGGAAAGTATCTATCTCCCGAGGCTGATAGGAGTGTTCGCAACCTCTACACTCTTCACAG TGTGTTAGTTCATAGTGGAGGAGTTCATGGTGGACATTATTATGCATACATCAGGCCAACGCTCTCGGATCAGTG GTTCAAATTTGATGATGAGCGTGTAACGAAAGAGGATATGAAGAGGGCATTGGAAGAGCAGTATGGTGGTGAGGAAGAG TTACCACAGACGAATCCTGGGTTCAACAACTCACCATTCAAATTTACAAAGTATTCAAATGCATATATGCTTGTGTACATACGTGAAAGCGACAAAGAGAAGATAATCTGTAATGTGGATGAGAAGGATATTGCAGAACACCTGAGG ATAAGGCTGAAGaaagaacaagaagaaaaggaacagaagagaaaggaaaaagcaGAGGCACACCTCTATACAATAATTAAG GTTGCTCGGGATGAGGATTTAGTTGAGCAAATTGGAAGAGATATATATTTTGATCTGGTTGATCATGATAAGGTCCGTTGTTTCCGGATTCAGAAACAGATGGCTTTTAACCTTTTCAAG GAAGAAGTTGCAAAGGAGTTTGGTATTCCAGTGCAATGTCAGCGTTTCTGGCTATGGGCAAAGCGCCAGAACCATACATACCGTCCAAACCGACCCCTGACAATTCATGAAGAGGGTCAATCT GTTGGGCAACTGAAAGAGGTatcaaataaagcaaataatgCGGAGCTAAAACTGTTTTTGGAAGTAGACTTGGGCCTG GATTTGCACCCTGTTCCTTTACCTGAGAAAGCTAAGGATGagattcttttgtttttcaaactTTATGATCCTTTCAAAGAGGAATTGCG TTATGTTGGACGGCTCTTTGTAAAAGCCAGCGGTAAGCCAATAGAAATATTGGGCAAGCTGAATGAATTGGCTGGCTTCGCTCCTGATGAAGAAATTGAACTCTTTGAG GAAATAAAATTTGACCCTAATGTCATGTGCGAACACATTGACAAGAAGCTGAATTTTCGGGGCAGTCAG CTTGAAGATGGGGACATAATTTgcttccaaaaatcacttcaagGTCAAAATATTGATCAATGTCGTTATCCTGACATCCCTTCATTTCTGGAATATGTGCATAACCGACAG GTTGTGCGCTTTCGCTCACTGGAGAAACCTAAGGAGGATGAGTTCTGCCTTGAGTT GTCAAAGCAGAATAATTATGATGAAGTTGTAGAAAGTGTTGCCCGTCATCTTAGCTTGGATGACCCATCTAAAATTAGGCTTACCTCGCATAACTGCTATTCACAACAACCAAAACCCCAACCAATAAAGTACAGGGGAGTAGAACATCTTACAGACATGCTAATTCATTATAATCAG ACCTCTGATATCTTGTACTATGAGGTACTGGATATTCCTTTACCAGAACTTCAAGGCCTGAAAACTCTCAAAGTTGCTTTTCATCATGCTACCAAGGAAGAA GTAGTTATTCATACAATCAGGTTGCCAAAACAAAGCACGGTGGGGGATGTCATTAATGATATCAAGACAAAG GTTGAGTTGTCTCATCTGGATGCAGAACTAAGATTGCTGGAGGTCTTCTATCATAAGATCTACAAG ATATTCCCGCTCCATGAAAAGATTGAGAATATAAATGATCAATACTGGACTCTACGTGCTGAGGAG ATTCCTGAGGAGGAGAAAAATCTTGGGCCTCATGATCGCTTGATTCATGTTTATCACTTCATGAAAGACACGTCTCAGAACCAAGTG CAGGTACAGAATTTCGGGGAACCTTTTTTTCTAGTCATTCATGAAGGTGAGACTTTAGCTGAGGTTAAATTACGCATACAGAAAAAGTTGCAGGTCCCAGATGAGGAGTTCATAAAG TGGAAGTTTGCTTTTCTATCGTTGGGTCGTCCTGAGTACCTTCAGGACTCTGACATTGTCTCCACTCGTTTCCAG AGGAGAGATGTCTATGGTGCTTGGGAACAGTACCTTGGGTTGGAGCACTCTGACAATGCTCCCAAAAGGTCTTATGCAGCAAATCAG AACCGACACACATATGAGAAGCCCGTTAGAATCTACAACTAG